A genomic segment from Nicotiana sylvestris chromosome 1, ASM39365v2, whole genome shotgun sequence encodes:
- the LOC138874521 gene encoding uncharacterized protein: protein MRFQHETPTSCCGEESVRLVNTEVSIQLYELLVDESDEAKEFHRNIRAYNSIFVFTSFGVRLDKELASSSKGVYTFKAQDGNNPNVPFDREIIVHEHSGNKYRVKHYYGCYGPLQYPLLFPNGEVGWHQGMHKYKSKRGASTSEVANVNQNVPTYTSANEVFHKEEQGVRRKSKSCVSSREYYCYKFQILKGEKTILLLCGRLLQQFVIDMYIKLETTSLEFFRLEKALLIREILQGIVDSIMAAEYRGDKVGQRVIMPASFIRGPRDMRRRYMDAMALVQHFGKPDLFITRICNPDWAEIKENLCEGQLAEDRPDLVTRVFRAKLQDLKDRIFKKKIFGPVAAHVFVVEFQKRGLPHIHLLIILEQGYKIISADQYDKFISTELPDEEEYPLLHDLVVKHMMHGPCGKHHPTNSCMKDGQCMNHYPRPFSNKSIQGKDGYPIYKRRNDGKTVNVRGMRMNTQWVVPYNPYLLTRYNCHINVESCSGVKAIKILLNVIANPREGERYYLRLLLNHVRGPLSFNDLLTVNGRECETFKEAAKKRGLLESDNSISECLREAVLFKKPSALRNLFATILVHCNPTDIKKLWKIYYEDMSEDFRKIHDNSPVAQLQCMLKSINYFLESMGKKIDKYDLPKLDHRRDNGTEKTFLYRALIANLISRGMIALATTTSGVASAILPGGRTAHSRFDIPLQTTDTTITDMSKQSGGATLIRKSKLIIWDEATMTNRQTIES, encoded by the exons TGAAGTTTCAATACAATTATACGAGTTACTTGTTGACGAGTCAGACGAAGCAAAAGAGTTCCATCGAAACATTAGAGCATATAATAGTATATTTGTATTTACGTCTTTTGGTGTTAGACTTGACAAAGAACTTGCATCTTCAAGTAAAGGAGTTTACACCTTTAAGGCACAAG ATGGAAACAATCCAAATGTACCATTCGATAGAGAGATTATTGTTCATGAGCATTCCGGCAACAAATATAGAGTCAAACATTATTATGGTTGCTATGGCCCACTCCAATATCCTCTGCTTTTTCCAAATGGAGAGGTTGGCTGGCACCAAGGAATGCACAAATATAAATCAAAAAGAGGTGCAAGTACATCTGAAGTTGCTAATGTAAACCAGAATGTCCCAACATACACGTCCGCTAATGAGGTGTTTCACAAAGAGGAGCAAG GTGTACGTCGTAAATCTAAATCATGTGTGTCTTCTAGAGAGTATTATTGCTATAAATTTCAAATACTCAAAGGAGAAAAGACAATACTACTATTGTGCGGACGGTTATTGCAGCAATTTGTGATTGACATGTATATCAAGTTAGAAACAACAAGCCTTGAATTCTTTAGATTAGAGAAAGCACTACTTATAAGGGAAATATTGCAAGGTATAGTTGATAGTATCATGGCTGCAGAATATAGAGGAGATAAAGTTGGCCAAAGAGTAATAATGCCGGCATCATTCATCAGAGGCCCTAGAGATATGCGCCGTAGGTATATGGATGCAATGGCTTTGGTTCAACATTTTGGAAAACCAGATTTATTTATCACAAGGATATGTAATCCCGATTGGGCGGAGATCAAGGAGAATCTATGCGAAGGACAACTTGCAGAAGATAGACCAGACTTAGTGACTAGAGTTTTTAGGGCAAAATTACAAGATTTAAAGGATcggattttcaagaaaaaaatatttggtcCTGTTGCGGCACATGTCTTTGTGGTTGAATTCCAAAAAAGAGGCCTACCACACATACACCTTTTGATAATACTTGAACAAGGGTACAAGATAATATCAGCAGACCAATATGACAAGTTTATTTCTACGGAACTTCCTGATGAAGAAGAATATCCACTCTTGCATGACTTAGTTGTCAAGCATATGATGCATGGTCCATGTGGAAAACATCATCCAACAAATTCATGCATGAAGGATGGTCAATGCATGAATCACTATCCTAGGCCATTTAGTAATAAATCAATACAAGGAAAGGATGGATACCCTATTTATAAGAGAAGAAATGATGGAAAGACCGTAAATGTTCGTGGCATGAGAATGAATACTCAGTGGGTTGTGCCATATAATCCTTACTTACTAACTAGATACAATTGTCATATTAATGTGGAGTCTTGCTCTGGAGTGAAAGCAATCAA AATTTTACTCAATGTTATAGCTAATCCTAGAGAAGGTGAAAGGTATTATTTGAGATTATTGTTGAATCACGTCAGAGGACCCTTATCGTTTAATGACTTGCTAACTGTTAATGGAAGAGAGTGTGAAACATTCAAAGAAGCTGCAAAGAAAAGAGGTTTATTAGAATCAGACAACAGTATTTCAGAATGCTTACGTGAAGCGGTCCTCTTCAAAAAGCCATCAGCGCTGAGAAATTTATTTGCAACAATTTTGGTTCATTGTAATCCAACGGACATCAAGAAGCTCTGGAAAATCTATTACGAAGATAtgtcagaagattttagaaaaataCATGATAATTCTCCTGTTGCTCAACTCCAATGCATGTTGAAGAGCATCAATTATTTCTTAGAGAGCATGGGCAAGAAAATTGACAAATATGACTTACCTAAACTTGATCATAGGAGGGATAATG GAACTGAAAAAACATTCCTATATCGTGCATTGATTGCAAATCTCATATCAAGAGGCATGATAGCTTTAGCAACGACAACAAGTGGTGTAGCATCTGCAATTTTACCCGGAGGTCGTACAGCTCACTCTAGATTCGACATCCCTCTTCAGACAACTGATACAACGATCACAGATATGTCAAAACAGAGTGGTGGTGCTACATTGATAAGAAAATCAAAGCTAATAATTTGGGATGAAGCAACTATGACCAATCGTCAGACGATTGAAAGTTGA
- the LOC104211621 gene encoding uncharacterized protein — protein sequence MDINEPFGGKVMVFGGDFCQVLQVVPKSTRDETVNTSLVKSYLWNKIKKIQLIRNMRARADPTFSNFLLRIGNGEEPTIRDDMVLLPEKLIVKHDGDSTSEDNLIREIFSSLDEMSSCAKYMTERAILASGNEYVDQLNEMLIAKFPGESRTFLIFDSAEDDTNNYYQEKYLNTLTPSGLPPHRFVSNCYSLSFCEFIVY from the coding sequence ATGGATATTAATGAACCCTTTGGTGGAAAAGTGATGGTCTTCGGAGGTGATTTTTGTCAAGTACTACAAGTAGTTCCAAAATCTACCAGAGATGAAACAGTAAATACAAGCTTGGTAAAATCATATTTgtggaataaaataaaaaagattcAATTAATAAGAAATATGAGGGCAAGAGCAGATCCAACATTCAGCAATTTCTTACTACGGATCGGTAATGGAGAGGAACCTACAATAAGAGATGATATGGTCCTTCTTCCAGAAAAATTAATCGTCAAACATGATGGTGATAGTACTAGTGAAGAtaatttaataagagaaatattttcatCTCTAGATGAAATGTCAAGTTGTGCAAAATACATGACAGAAAGGGCTATCTTGGCTAGCGGAAATGAgtatgttgatcaactaaatgAGATGTTAATTGCTAAATTTCCTGGTGAAAGCCGAacttttttgatttttgactccGCAGAGGATGATACCAACAACTACTACCAGGAAAAGTACTTAAATACTTTAACACCAAGTGGCCTTCCACCACACAGGTTTGTGTCAAATTGCTATTCTCTATCTTTCTGTGAATTCATTGTGTACTAG